GGATACTTTCAGCTCTTGACCCCAGTAGCTTTTTGTAGTACCCTAATATTTCTGCTTTTATATCATCCCAATTACAAGTTGAGCTCCCACATCATTTGTTAGACTTTGGATTCCATTCAAGTGGTTCTTATTCTTCATTTGTGCAAAGAAATAGGCTGAGTTTGAATCCCCCAGTTTCAACCATTGTACTCTGGATCTTTATTTGTATATACTTTCTTCAATCTTTCCCCATTTTTCTAACTTACACTTCAATGCTTTCTCTTTCTCAACCAGCTCCTTATTTTGTAGTTTAAAGCTCATTTCCTCTTGCACCCCCTGCAGCTCCCTCCTAACCTCCTTTATCCTTTCATCAACCCCTTTATAGTGTTGTATGTTTATTGTTTTGATTACCTCTTTTACACTTTTAAGATTATTCCATACTGCCTGTATTATCCTTTTTGTGCTCCTTTCCTTCCAAGCTATCTCAATTTGTTGCATGAATTGTGGGTTATCAGCAATGCAATTGAAAAATCTGAATGGCCTGTTCTTCTTTCCTTGTACATGAGTAATCACTAGCTTCAGTGATGAATGGTCAGATACCAGTGGTTCTAGCACCTGCACTTTCACATTTGGCATTGTCATCATCCAGTTGACATTTACAAGTCCACTGTCTATCCTACTATAGGTATGGTTGTTAGTCCATGTGTAACTCCTTCCCACATATTGTAATTCATTCATCCCTGTGTCCTTCATATACTCCTTGAAGTGTTTTGTTTCCATCTCTTGTACCTCAGATCCATATTGTCTATCTTGAGTATGTAAAACAACATTATAATCCCCCATAGCTAGCCAAGGACCCTGCTGGATGCTATGAATTTGTCTCATCTTACTCCATAGCTTCAATCTGTCTTTAATAGTATGTAAGCCATATATTGCTGAAAATCCAAACATGACTGCTTTTGAGATAATTCTGATTTGACCATGTATCAATTGCTCATCTACTTCCATTGGTTCAAATGTATATATCCTAGGGTCCCAAATTACCCAGATTCTGATCTTATGACTTGCACTAGCATTGGATATCCATTTCCATCCAGGTGCAATCTTCTTGATCACCTCATTTGTTTTGTGCTCTTTTACTCTGTGTTCTACTAATGCTATAATTGCTTTATTATTTCCTTTTATAAACTCCTTTATCTCTTTTTGCTTATATGTTTTATTCAACCCCCTAACATTTCATGTTATCACACTCATACAGGTATAAAATAGGGATAGTGATATAGTTCCTGCACCGCTGAGCTCCTCATCTGCATTTTGCTTGTACCTGGTTCATCATATGTTTGGTCCTTTGCTAAACTTTGGAATCCATTTCTTCCAGATAGTTCCTGCTCCTCAAGTTGTTTAGCCTTAGCTTCCCTAGCTGCTGATTTTCCTAGGACTGTTATCCACCCCTCATCCTTTTCTTGTGCATCTTTGTCTTTTGATTTTGGCTCTAACTGCTGAGTAGTCTCAGTTATTTTCTGTTGTTCATTCACCTTCTTCTCATTTCCACCATCTCTATCTGTTCTGAGCCAGACTTGCTTATTTTTTATCACATTCCTCTACTAAATCATCCTTTGTGGTTGTGCTGTTTTAATCTCAGCACAATCATGCCTTATTTTCAAACACTTTGTGTAGTATTTTGGCTCCCAGTCATAAGTAACTTCCTGCTGAATTAGTCTCTCCTTAGAGTCTTGTAGCTTCACAGACCTAGGTAGAGGTTTAGTGATATCCATTTCAATTAGCATTCGTGCATAAGAAATCCTAATTGAGCTAGTAATGCATTCATCAGCATACACTGGGTTCCCCAATATACTACCTATCTTGCTTAATGCTTTCATACTCCAACAATTGATAGGTAGATTAGGGAATCTCACCCATAAGGGAATAGTTTTCAGAACTTCATCTTGAACATTGAAATCTTCTGACCATGCTTTCATGATTATGGGCTTGTGGTTGACTGTGTGAGGTCCAGAGTATAGCACCTGGTCTCTTTCCTCCAAATTGCTAAATCTTATCACAAAATATCCTTAATTATGGTAATAGATCTGCGGTTTCACTGAGAATTTACCCACTGAGATCAGGAATCTATCCATTGCTCCAATAGTAGGCGTTTCCCCAATCACATACAGGACAATAGCAAATCTCCATTTCTCAGTTTCTAGTTCAACATCTTCAATTTCTAACTTCTCTAT
Above is a window of Nicotiana tabacum cultivar K326 chromosome 8, ASM71507v2, whole genome shotgun sequence DNA encoding:
- the LOC142163235 gene encoding uncharacterized protein LOC142163235; translated protein: MKAWSEDFNVQDEVLKTIPLWVRFPNLPINCWSMKALSKIGSILGNPVYADECITSSIRISYARMLIEMDITKPLPRSVKLQDSKERLIQQEVTYDWEPKYYTKCLKIRTDRDGGNEKKVNEQQKITETTQQLEPKSKDKDAQEKDEGWITVLGKSAAREAKAKQLEEQELSGRNGFQSLAKDQTYDEPGTSKMQMRSSAQKEIKEFIKGNNKAIIALVEHRVKEHKTNEVIKKIAPGWKWISNASASHKIRIWVIWDPRIYTFEPMEVDEQLIHGQIRIISKAVMFGFSAIYGLHTIKDRLKLWSKMRQIHSIQQGPWLAMGDYNVVLHTQDRQYGSEVQEMETKHFKEYMKDTGMNELQYVGRSYTWTNNHTYSRIDSGLVNVNWMMTMPNVKVQVLEPLVSDHSSLKLVITHVQGKKNRPFRFFNCIADNPQFMQQIEIAWKERSTKRIIQAVWNNLKSVKEVIKTINIQHYKGVDERIKEVRRELQGVQEEMSFKLQNKELVEKEKALKYGCKIKREQQIQLIMQVTKEEVWAALKDISDLKAPGYDGFNVVFFKKAWKIVGEDITQAVLEFFETTYMYRPINCTSITLVPKVRNPVSVKEYRPISCCTVLYKVAKSTFVLGRVITNNIILSHELVKEYGRRGVSPRCMMKLDMQKAYDSIEWPFMEQVLNTLAFPNQFVRWIMACMETVTYTGVINENLTKPFEAKKGLRQGDPMSPFLFVLAMEYLTRSLMSLNYIPDFNYYPKCAKMQILQLDFVDDRLLFCRGDIGSVKLLFHCFMEFSKASGLTYWAQIFVLPKKITKLIEAICRSFLWTGEGSVSKKALLAWEKVCLPKSAGGFNIMDITIWNKAAICKQYKNLCKEKKKLWIQWMHSYYIKDRHIWETQLKQTSWMVSKIMKAKKTFMEAGFGYDDIMKMNNCSIKNIYHRLRGRFDKHLFFECSYANTLWSTLLAWQGIKRLVNGWDEELRWAEMCTKRKTAAVELYKMALAAIVYYVWQERNA